In Miscanthus floridulus cultivar M001 chromosome 8, ASM1932011v1, whole genome shotgun sequence, the sequence ACGTCTTCTTGGTTCTTGCACTCTGTTCATTATGATGTACTGCCTTTCATTATGATTAATCTAGCTAACCGTTACAAGTAGGTGTTTTGAAGCAATTACTTGGGCATGCAATGCAGGTGGTTCTGGATAACGGCCTCGTCTGGACGACCTTGCCGTCACCTTCACTTCCCCGTCCCTCGGTCGAGTAGAAGGTAAAACCAtgggttgtcggccatcgcgccGTTTTTTGATGTGGATGGCCTTCGTGCCTCccattgttgatgtgtcggcctttgTGCCGTGAATGTGGGTGTTGGCCATCGAGCcgattttttttgcaggttttggaaacctccccgtacaggggaggttctgccaaaattttTAACTTATACCCTTTTTTTTTGCAGAGCAAAGGACGTCAAAGGAGCTTCAGAGTAGTCGATTGTCCTCGTCGGCGCTGCGACTCTCCACTgccccgactcgccactgccccgctacccTGTCTCCACCGCCACCTTAGGTATAAACAACCTCTACTCCTGTATCTTTGTCGTAGACTGCGTaaaccagttaggcgtctcccgtccgaaagagatacggttggaggcatGCAGATCACTGTGTGTatctgaccgtatctgtttcggattgtccacgttttttggacagcccgcgtatGCGTatatgaggtcagtttccatgctccgctccgatCCGAGCCAGAAtttcggataggagcggagcatggaaactgacctcatctacgcatacgcgggtgggattaggatctatcctcacctattagacagtaggaacaccggcTAGGTGCAGTTGATGGTTACGTTACTCGGTGATGTATTTgtcaaaggatggaggaccgtcagtggatgtacacggggcgAAGAAGTCGAAACGATTACGACGTGGATTGGGTGAAGAGGACAGatgacttcttgaaacatgcatttggcgagGGTGTAGCTAAAgggcattctctagtttggtgtccgtgCAGCCACTGTGACAACAGGAGAAGGGTGGACAAGCagaccatgggtaaacatcttgtgtaccATGGTTATACGccgggctaccaccggtggatctaccatggtgaagccgatcgtatcagagaggaggtggtgagaccacgtctcgagccttttgatgatgatgctggggtagcagacatgatAGATGACGCTCACCAAgctcagttcgctgaaggacgtgacaaggaggagatggaggcaaacGTAGAagccttctacaaaatgttggactcggcgTCTAAACCCCTTCACGAGCATACAAatatttctcagctggatgccattgggcGTGTGATGGggctgaaggccgagttaaacctgagtcgagaaggcttcgataagatgttgactgtgtttggcaccatgctaccgaaGAACCACATTCTGCCCCCCAACTTGTACGAGTCAGAAAAACTCCTTCGTGCGCTCAAGATGCCATATGATAAGATACATTGTTGTCCAAAAGGGTGTGTCCTATtttggaaagaacacgagcatgcaaagtactgtccgaagtgtggatcctccagatacctagaggtAGTATCTGGTGATGGCCAAAAGgtgcaacttacgatccccacgAGAGTCTTACGTCACCTTCCTTTCATAGCGAGGATCCAACGacttttcatgaccgaggaaactgcgaaacagatgacatggcacaagaatggcaagcGGTACAATCCAGACAAGATGGTTCATCCATCCGATGCTGAAGCATGGCAGTACTTTAATGATCGACATCCTGAGAAAGCAGCTgaggctcggaatgtacgtgTCGCCTTCGCAACAGATGGATTCAATCCTTATGGATTGATGTcttccccatacacatgttggcctgtGTTCACTATCCCTCTCAACCTCCCCCCTGGCATCGCCTTCCAACGACAGAACGTAtttttgtcgttgataattcctggacacccaggaagtaatatgggagtgttcatggagcctgtgattgacgAATTGATAAAAGCTTGGGGAGGgatatggacatacgaccgagctacaaggtCAAGCTTCAAAATGTACGTTTGGTATCACTACTCTCTGCATGatttcctggcgtatgggttattctgcgcccggtgtgttcacgggaagttcccgtgcccagtatgcaagaaagctgtgaggtttatttggttgaaaaagggtggcaagtattcgtcgttcgacaagcatcgtcaattcctcccttctgaacatccattcagacaagacatcaagaactttacaaaaggtgctgcagtgacagaccctaaacccCACATTAGTagtggtgccgaggttcatgctcagatagatgctctcgtgcccaacgaaggaggtggttttgtgggttatggtgaggaacatatgtggactcataagtccggcttgaccaGGCtaccctatttcgatgaccttcttctgccacataacattgatgtaatgcacaccgaaaagaatatcgccgaggcactttgggcaactcTCATGAATACAGAGAAAtctaaggacaatgttaaggctagagtggacctggcgacgttgtgcgataggaaaaaacaagagatgcaacctcctagtggTCGAAACAAGAAGTGGAAAAAGCCTAAGGTGGATTTCGTCTTGAAAATAGATGCCAGGAGGgaagtacttcaatggatcaAGAACTTGATGTTCCCAGATGGCTATGCCGCtaatctgagcaggggagtgaacttaggcactttgcgagtcaacgggatgaagagtcatgactaccatatatggattgagcggcttctcccTGCAATGGTCCGAGgctacgtccctgagcatgtctggaaagtgttggcagagttgagctatttctttcgcctgctgtgtgctaaggagatatctcggaacaTCGCTATGGAATTGGAAAAGGTggcacctgtgttggtctgtaagctggagaagatcttcccacccggctttttcttgtcgatgcagcatctgatcgtGCACCTTCCCACTGAAGTACGTTTGGGGGGGCCTGTGCAGTTTCGTTGGTGCTTTCCAGTCGAGAGAGGACTAAAGACTgttcgcaagaaatgtacaaataaagccagaattgaggcttccgttGCAGAGGCATACCTGCGGGAGGAGGTGGCCTACTTCACAACGCtgtactacaagccgaaccttcctagcaatcaaaatccactccctcgttacaatgctgatgaaaatgaatcgaccctcggCCTTTTCCAAGGACAACTCGGTAGCACAAG encodes:
- the LOC136469732 gene encoding uncharacterized protein, with the translated sequence MTEETAKQMTWHKNGKRYNPDKMVHPSDAEAWQYFNDRHPEKAAEARNVRVAFATDGFNPYGLMSSPYTCWPVFTIPLNLPPGIAFQRQNVFLSLIIPGHPGSNMGVFMEPVIDELIKAWGGIWTYDRATRSSFKIQDIKNFTKGAAVTDPKPHISSGAEVHAQIDALVPNEGGGFVGYGEEHMWTHKSGLTRLPYFDDLLLPHNIDVMHTEKNIAEALWATLMNTEKSKDNVKARVDLATLCDRKKQEMQPPSGRNKKWKKPKVDFVLKIDARREVLQWIKNLMFPDGYAANLSRGVNLGTLRVNGMKSHDYHIWIERLLPAMVRGYVPEHVWKVLAELSYFFRLLCAKEISRNIAMELEKVAPVLVCKLEKIFPPGFFLSMQHLIVHLPTEVRLGGPVQFRWCFPVERGLKTVRKKCTNKARIEASVAEAYLREEVAYFTTLYYKPNLPSNQNPLPRYNADENESTLGLFQGQLGSTSGSTVMILTNKEWRSIMLYVLNNVTEVQPFIK